The Ramlibacter pinisoli genome segment CCCCAATTTCGCGGCGCGGTTGCAAGGCGTTGCCGAGCCCGGCATGGTCGTCATTGCCGAGTCCACGCGCCACCTTGCGGGCGATCTCTTCGTGCTGCGCAGCCTGGGGGCTCGGACTTTCAAGGGGATCGCCGAGCCGGCTGGCGTGTTCGCGGTGATCGGCGCGCGCGACGTCGAGAGCCGGTTCGCGGCCAGGCACGGCGAAGTGACGGTGATCGTCGGCCGCGACCAGGAGCTTGCCTTGCTGGTCGAACGGTGGCGATTGGCCAAGGCGGGCGAAGGCCAGGTCGTCTTGCTCAGTGGAGAAGCCGGCGTGGGCAAGTCGCGCATCGTAGAAGCCGTCATCGAGGCCGCGCGCGCCGAGCCGCACTTTCTGCTGCGCTACCAATGCTCGCCCTACCACGCGGACTCCGCGCTCTATCCCGCGATCCAGCAACTCGCTCACGCCGCCGGCTTCACCCAGGGCGACAGTGCCGAGCAACGGCTGGAGCGACTCGAGGCGCTGCTGGCCACCTCCACCGACAAGGTCGATGCCGTCGCGCCGCTCGTGGCCGTGCTGCTGGGACTCGATCCCGCCTCGCGCTACAGCCCGAACACACTGACACCGCAGCAGTCGCGCAGCCGCACGCTCTCTGCCCTGGTTGATCAGCTCACCGGCCTGGCCAGCCGCAAGCCTGTCCTCTGGGTCGTGGAAGACGCGCACTGGATCGACCCGACGACCCTGGAGCTGATCGAACTGGCGCTCGATCGTGTGCAAGGCATCCGCGTGCTCACGGTGGTCACGTCACGCCCGACATTCGTCGCATCGTTCGGAAGTCATCCGGTGGTGACGCGGCTGGCGCTGAATCGGCTTGGCCGGGCCGCAACGCAGGCGATCATCTCCCGAATCGCGCGTGGCAAGCGCCTTCCCACGGTACTGCTCGACGAGATTGCCGCCAAGACGGACGGTGTTCCGCTCTTCGTCGAGGAAATGACCAAGGCGGTTATCGAGTCGGGGGAGCTGCGAGAAGACGGGGAGGCGTTCCACCTGGAGGGGCCGCTCAGCGCGCTCGCCATTCCGACCACGCTGCACGACTCGTTGATGGCGCGCCTGGATCGACTGCAGCCGGTGAAGGAAGTGGCCCAAACAGCCGCCGTGATCGGTCGCAGCTTCGACCACCGCACCATCGCCGCGCTGTCGGACAAGCCCCCGGACGAACTCGCCAGCGCCTTGCGGCAACTGGTGGAAGCCGAGCTGATCTTCCGCCGCGGCGAGCCGCCGGAGGCGACATACCTCTTCAAGCACGCCCTGGTTCGTGATGCGGCCTACGAGAGCCTGCTCAAGACCAAGCGGATCTCCCTGCACACCCGGCTGCTCGACGTGCTGGAGGCCTGGGGTGATGAAGCCGCCGAGTTGAAGGCGCAGCATGCCGAGGCCGCCGGCCTGACGGAACGAGCGCTCGACCATTGGGAGCAGGCCGGCGCGCAGGCACTGGCGCGCCCTGCCTACAAGGAGGCCATCGCGCATCTGGAGCATGCCGTCCGCCTCTGCCACGCAATGGGCGAGGCGCCGCAATGGAAGCGGCGCGAGATCGGTCTGTGGTTGCAGCAAGGACAGGCGCTGATCGCAAGCCAGGGCTATCAGTCGCTGGCATCGCTGCACGCTTTTGACCAGGCGCGAAGGCTGGCCGACGAGATCGGCGACGCTGCCTTGCAACTGCCCGCGGTGTACGGCCAGTGGGTCCACCCCTATCTCAAGGGCATGGGATCCGTCGAACTCGCCAAGCGATACAGCGAACTTGCCGAGACGCAAGGCGATCGCGGGCTGCGCCTTGTCGGCTTCCGCATGCTGGGCCTGGAGCGATACCACGAAGGCCGCTTCAAGGAGTCGCTCGGGCTCATCAGCAAGTCGCTCGACCTCTACGATCCGGTTGCGCATCGCGATCTCGCCCATCGGTTCGGCCACGATCCGCGAACTGCGGCCACGAACTACAAGAGCTGGATCCTCTGGCGCGGGTTTGCGGACCAGGCCGCTCGAACGAGCGACGACGGTCTGCGCTGGACTCGGCACGTCAATCACGCCAACACGACCGGCTTTGCGCTGTGTTACGGGGTCAATCTCTTGAACGTCTGGCTGCGTCAGCCGGCGAAGGTGGAAAGCGCCGCGCGCGAGGCCTTGCTTCTGTCGGAAGAGAACTCGATGGCGCTCTGGCATGCGTTTGCCCAGATATTTCTCGGTTGGGCCCTGTCACATGGGGGCCGGGCGTCGGGCCTCGAGGAGATCGAGGCCGGCCTCGGCGAGTTGCGCGACATCGGAGCCCGACGTCTCGAGCCTCTGCAATTCGCGATCGCCGCCGACGCCTATTCGCGCGTTGGGCGCCATGACGAGGCCATGGCGAGCATGGCCAAGGCATTTGCCGGCCTGGAGCACGGGCATGACATGGCTCTCGCTGCCGAGCTCTATCGCTCGCGCGCCGCGCTGCTGTCGCATGCCGGTGCACGTGAGCGCGACGCTGTCGAAGCCGACCTGCGCCGTGCGCTGGAGATCGCCAACGAGCAGGAGGCACTGTCGCTCCAGTTGCGTGCAGCACGGGACCTCGCGGCTCTGTGGGCCGAGCGCGGCGAGAGACGCCGGGCAGCGGACCTGCTCGTCCCCATCTACGGCGCCTTCACCGAGGGCTTCGGGACGCCGGACCTGGTCGAATCCAGGGCGCTGCTCGACGACTTGCGCAACTGATCCGCTGTCGAGACAAGCGCGTTCTGTCAACCGGCGAAGGCCGTCGATTGATGGACGCGAGACGTCAAATCCCCACCCAGTGGGCGACCGCCGCCGCGATCCGCCCGTCGAAGCCCAGGCGGCCCTCGACCCAGGTCAGGCACACGCAATCGCTGCCCGGTTGAACCAGCGGTTCGTGGTGGACGTCGCTGCCGGCCGCGTCGAAGTCGCCCGGGCCGAACACCGCCCTGCCGTCGGCGAACGCGCCGCACAGGACCTGGGTGAGCTCCAGCTCCTGGTGCCTGTGTCGCGGCAAGCTGCGCCCCGGGGAAATGCTGAGCAAGAACAGGCTGGCCCCGGGCTCGTGCGGAAGCCGCACCCGGGAAAACCGCCTCCCCGGCCCCACCCAGCGCCACGGCGAGACCTGGCAGCCCCGCAGGCTCGTCGGCCAGGCCACGCCCGGGGGCAGCGAAGTCCCGGCCGGCGCGCCCGCCGGTAGCGGCATCGGGCGGGGGCGTTCGGGGGGCGCATCGGCGATGCGGCGCAGCGTCGCTGCCAGCAATCCCGGGGAGAGCGGGTGGGGATCGGCGCGCTCGAGCAGCGCGCCGCCGACCGCCTGCAAGGTTCTCAGCCGTGCGCCGCACGCCGCGCAGCTTTCGACGTGCGCGGCGACCACCACGGATTGGCCGGCCGGCAGGCGGCCCGCGGCAAGGGAGAGGAGGAACTCGTCCTCGGGGTGATGCAGGATCATGGTCCGCCTCGGTCCAGTTTGCGGCGCAGCTGCGCGACGGCGAGGCGGATGCGCGATTTCACCGTCCCCAGTGGAATGCCCAGCTCGCGCGCGATCGCGGCATGCGGCCGTTCCTCGAAGAACGACAGCTGCAGCAGCAGGGCTTGTTCCGCCGGCAGTTCCGCCAGTGCGCGTTGCACGCTGCGCTCGCGCTGTGTGTTGTCCACGCGTTCGTCCGGGCCCGCGCCCCCGTCCGCTGTCTGCTGGTCGGCATTCCACACGTCGACATCGTGGTCGATGCGGGTGCTGCCGGTGGCATCCACGGAGGCCCGGCGGTAATGGTCGATGCGCAGGTTGCGCGCGACCGTGAAGAGCCAGGTGGACAGCGCCGCCCGCTTCGGGTCGAAGCTCGCGGCACGCCGCCACAGGATCACCATGGCCTCCTGGGTGAGGTCCTCGGCGATCGATGCCGGGATGCCCGACCGGACGAGATAGCCCTTGATGCGCGGCGCGAAATGCCTGAACAACGCAGCGAACGCCTCGCGATCACTGCTGACGGCGACCGCACGGATCCACGCATTGAACTCGTCGTTGGTTGGCATACAGCTGCGGACGGTCCCACCCTTGGCGTGACGGACGCCCGATGCGCAGGCGTTGGCCGCCATCCGGGTTCGGGCCTCCATCGTTTCCGCAGCGCAGTTCATGGACTCTCTACGGAATGCGGGTGCGATTGGATCACGAACGCCGCCGTTCCCGGATGGGACAGGCACGGCCTGGGAACCACGAACACGGTGCCGTCCTACAAACCGGCGGCGAGGCGGGCACGTACCAGAGTGTCCATGCACCGGTTTCCACGATGCGTGGCCGTCCAGCCCTCCACACCCCATCCGCTCTCAGACAGCAGCGTCAGGAGACCTCATGAAAATCCCACTGCCCGCAGCCGGAGCTGTCCTTGCGCTTTGCACCGCATCGGCAAGCTTCGCGTCCAGCCACCGCGAGGCGCCGTCGATCGCCGGAATGCCCAAGGTTGACGCCACCGACCTCTACATGTTCCGCAGCTACGAAGGCGGACGTCAGGACTACGTGACGATCCTGGCCAACTACATGCCGTTCCAGGACCCGCAGGGCGGACCGAACTACTACATGTTCGATCCGGACGCGCTGTACGAGATCCACATCGACAACAACGGCGACGCGAAGGAAGACATCACCTTCCAATTCCAGTTCCAGAACACCTCCAAGGGCACGCCGCTGACCGTGGGCGGCAGGCAGGTGAAGATCCCGCTGGTCGTCAACGGCCCGGTCTCCGGCGTGAATCCCGACACCCTGCTCGTGCGCGAGACGTATGCGGTGAACGTGGTACGCGGCGACCGGCGCAGTGGCACCCGCTCCAGCGTGGGCAATGCCAGCGGCGGCAACAGCTTCGACAAGCCGGTGGACAACATCGGCGAAAAGGTCTTCGCCGGCAGCGGGGGATACGCAGGCTATGCCGCACAGCACATCTACACCGTGAACGTGCCCGGCTGCAGCGCGCCGGGCAAGATCTTCGTCGGGCAGCGCAAGGAGCCCTTCTACATCGCCGTGGGCAAGAGCTTCGACCTGTTCAACCTGAACCCGCTGGGGCCGGAGAGCGGCGGCAACAACAACGACCTGGAAGCCAAGAACGTCAGCACCATCGCGATGGAGCTGCCGATCGCATGCCTGACGAATGGCAGCGATCCGGTGATCGGCGCCTACACGACCGCCAGCGTGCGACAGGCAAAGCTGGTGGACGGCAATCCGCCGAGCGGCCTGGGCCGCGCGGCCAGAGCGGGCGGCGCGTGGGCGCAGGTCTCGCGGCTGGGCATGCCGCTGGTCAACGAGCTGGTGATCGGTCTGGACGACAAGGACCGCTTCAACGCGTCCAAGCCGCGCGACGACACGCAGTTTCTCGACTACGTGACCCATCCCACCCTGCCGGCCCTGATCCAGACCTTGTTCCCGAGCGCCGTCGCGCCGACCAGGTTCCCGCGGACCGACCTGGTGGCGGCCTTCCTCACGGGCATCGCCGGCCTGAACCGGCCGCAGACGGTCACGCCCAGCGAGATGCTGCGCCTGAACACCTCCATTGCGCCGACCGCAGCCGGAGCACAGAACCCGCTCGGCGTCGCCGGGGGCGACAACGCCGGCTTCCCCAACGGGCGCCGCCCGGCCGACGACACGGTCGACCTGTCCCTGCGCGTCGCGATGGGTGCGCTGTGCGCCCTGACCGGTGCGAGCGACACGCTGCAGGTGGGCTGCGCGCCGACGGATGCTCCCGCCGGCGGCCTGGCCCTCACCGACGGCGTGCGCAAGACGGCGGCCAACTACGGAGCGGCCTTCCCCTACCTGACCACGCCGATCCAGGGCAACTTCAATCCGCCGGCCGCGGCCGGCACCACCTTCCCTTGAGGAGCGATCGATGAACTTCAGGAATGGATGGACGGTCCTCGCTGCCTGCGTCGTCCTGGCCGCCTGTGGCGGCGGGGGTGGCGGTGGCGGCGGGAACGGCACGCCCGTGGGGGGAAGCCCCGCCACCGGCGGCACCGGCACCAGCGTGGGGGACAGCCCCGGCAGCGGCGGGGGCGTGCCCCCGTCCGCACTGGCCAGCGTCGGCGCCCTCGTGGCCTACATGAGCCAGCTCATCGCCGGCAGCAACGACGCCAGCGAGCCGCTCACGTTGGGCGACCTGACACTGCCCGTCGACGAGACGGCCGAACCGGCTGCGCTGTGAATGCAAGTGAAGGCCGCATGGCGCCTCGTGTCGGCCCTCTGCGCCCTGTCAGCGCAGTGGCCGGTGCACGCGCATGACAGCTGGCTCACGCGTCCGGCGGTCGAACAGGACACCCGACTGCTGCGCCTGGACTTGAGCACGGGCTCACGCTTTCCCCTGCGCGAGACGCGGCCGTCGGCAGCGACCATCGCGCAGGCCGGGTGCCGCAGTCCCGCCCGTTCGCGGGCGGACCTGTTGCCGCGCCAGGAGCATGCGGACCACCTCGAGCTCGGGGCGCGCATCGACGTGTCGAGTGGCGCTGCGTGCTGGGCCGAACTCAAGCCGCAACAGGTGGAGCTGTCGCCTGAACTGGTCGCCACCTACCTCGCCGACATCCGGGCACCGGACGACGTCCGTGCGATGTGGCAGCAGCAGCTGGCGCGCGGCATCGGCTGGCGCGAGAGCTATCGCAAGTTCGCCAGGATCGACGTGCCGGCCAGCGCGGCCTCGCCGGTGGCCGCGAGCCTGCGGCAATCGCAGGGGCTTGCGATGGAGATCGTTCCCCTGGGCAGCGAGTCCATCCGCGCCGGCCAGCCGTTCAGCTACTTGCTGCTCTGGGACGGCACGCCGCTCGCCAACCAGTGGCTGGAGTTCGTGAGCGAGCGCCACCCGCTGGGCGTGTGGCGGCAGACCGACGGTGACGGGCAGGTCCGACAGGCCCTGCCCTACGCCGGTCGATGGCTGCTGCGCGCAACCCGGCTGGAGGCGCCGCAGCACGACACGGACTTGTGGAGCAGCCGCTTCGCCACGCTGCTGGTGCATGTCCGCTGAGGCGCAGCCGGGACGGACCGCTGACGACTGAAACAGTTCATTGCCCAGCTACTCCGGCGCGGTGCGGTTCCTATCCTCCAGAGCCACGTCAACACATCCATGAGGAAGGGGACAGCATGTCAAGGACGAAGCAAGACCAGGGACCAGCCGACGTTTTGACCCACCCGCGTCCAGCGCAACGTGGTCGTCACCCACCCCGCGGCTCGATGGCGCCCGTGCATCGAACGCTCCTGGCGGGCGGCCTGGGCACGCTCCTGCTCGCTGCCTGCGGCGGCGGCGGTGGTGGCAGCGACGGTCTTGGCAGCCAGCCCGCCGCGGTCGGTACGGCTGGCACGGGAGGGACGTCGGGCGCGGCGGGCGCCTCGACGATCGGCCCGGCACCCGCGTCGCCCGCCGCCAGCTCCGTGCTGACGGGTGTGTCCCGGCTGGTCGTGGCCGGCGACAGCCTCGCGGACGTGGGCACGTTCGGCTTCAAGTTCACGGTGCAGGATGCCGCCAACCCCGGTGGCTTTCCGGTGCTGCCGGAGCTGGTGGCGGCCGGGTTCGGCCTCTCCGGCTCATGCAGCTACTACATGGACAACGGGGCCGGCGGCACCGTGCCGCGCGGCGATGCCTCGTGCACGAACTTCGCGGTCGGCGGTGCGCGCATCTTCCGTGGCGACGGACCCAAGCGCATCACCGCGCAGCTGAGCGATGCCGGCGCGGCCATCGGCAGTTTCGGACGCGGCGACCTGGTCCTCGTGGATGGCGGCGGCAACGACGCGTCCGAACTGGCCGCCGCCTACGTGGCCGGCGTGACGAGCCGCACCGGCCTCCTGGCGTTCCTCGCCTTCCTGGGCCGCGAGGTCAGCGTGCGCGACCTGCTGTCCACCGTGCGCGGAGCCGACAGCCTGGCCCGCAGCGCCTTCCTGTACATGGAGGACGCCGCGGATACGCTCGCGGACGCGATCACGGTCCACGCGCTGGACCGGGGCGCGACGCGCGTCGCCGTGCTGAATATCCCCGACGTCACCCGCACCCCGCGCTTCGCCGCGGCCTTCGAGAAGCTGGTGCAGCAGGAAGGAGCCGACGAGGCCGCGGCCATCCAGGCGGCCGTGCGACAGGTCGTGGGCGCGTTCAACGCGCGGCTGCAGAGCCGGCTCGGGAACGACCCCCGCGTCGTGCTGGTCGACGTCCGCGCCGCCGTGGACGAGCAGATCGCGCGCGCCGCCGAGTTCGGCCTGAGCGATGTCATCCACGCCGCGTGCCCCGTGACGGGCCTCAGTTCCGTGGGGCTGCCGGAGTGGTCGCTGCAGACCTGCACCTCGGCGCTGCTGGACGCCTCGCCGGGCGCTGCCCCGGGATGGTGGGCGAGCTGGGCCTTTTCGGATGGCTTCCATCCCACCCCGGCGGGCCACCGCCAGCTGGCGGAGACCGTCACCCGCAGGCTGGCGGCCGCAGGCAGCCCGTGAGCACGCGATGACCCAGGTCGCCTGACACCGCGCGGAAGGCCACGGTCCGTCGCACCATGTTGGAGACCACGTCCACCAGCTCGTGCGAACCTATGTCGCGATGACGGATGCCGTGGCATCCATGCCAACGGATGCCGCCCACCACTTCGACGAGGCCGGGCTCCCAGGGCGCTCCCGCTGCGCTTGCCGCGTGTATGGGCATCGCGGACATGACAGATGACAGAGTGATCTGGAGAACTGTACTGGTCGTGTGTTGTCGTTCCAGATTACATTGACTGCATGCCCGAGCAAGTCCTGTTCTCGTGAACGCCGCCGAAATCACGGCGCTGCTGCTGTTCTGCACCGCCATGAGTTTTTCTCCCGGACCGAACACGACCCTGTCGACGGCGCTGGCGGCCAACCTGGGGCTGAAGCGCGCGCTGCGCTTTTGCCTGGCTGTGCCCACCGGCTGGACCCTGCTCATGGCCTGCAGCGGCCTGGGTCTCGGCGCCCTCGTGCTGGGCGCGCCTGCCCTGCGCTGGGCCATCAAGCTGCTGGGCGTGGCCTACATGCTGTGGCTGGCGTGGAAGCTCAGTCGCTCCGCCCAGCTTGCGCAGGCCAACGAACACCGGTTGAACGTGAGCTTCTGGCAGGGCGTGGGTTTGCAGTTCCTCAACATCAAGGCCTGGATGCTCGCGCTGACGTTGACCGCCGGCTGGGTGGTCAACGCCGCCGGCCGACCCGCGTCGAATCCGGGCGAGCGGCTGGCGATCATCTGCGCGATCATGGCCGTCTTCGCCTTCAGCAGCAATTTCGTCTATGCGCTGGTCGGCTCATTGCTGCGGGAGTGGCTCGCGCAGGGGCGCCGCCTGCTGCGGTTCAACCGCGTGCTCGCGCTGGTGCTGGTGGCCACGGCGGGCTGGATGCTGACCGTGTGAAGCCGCAGAAGATCGGGGGGCGGCAGTGAACCGGATGCCGGTGAGGGGGCCAGGACCAGGCGTCTACGAGGACGTCCGCCCGATGCCTGGATGGCTCCCCTCACCGACCGAGTAGACCTTCGTGTACCGGTTCGACAGGAGGGCACCCGACGTGATGGGGGGGTACTTCGCTCCCTCGCCGGCGCAACTCGGGATGCATTCGATCACTGCATCTTCGTCGGGCATGCAGAAGTACGGAACGGACATCCGGCTCGCGCGGGCCGCGACGTCCGACGGCGGATTGGCGACGCGATGCATGGTGGAGACGAAGCGGTCGTTGGTCCACCGCATCATGATGTCGCCGATGTTGACGATGAAGGTGTCGGGGACCTTGACCACGTCGATCCAGCTGCCGTCAGGCCGCTGCACCTGCAACCCGCCAGGCGCGTCGTCGATGCGCAGGATGGTGATCGCGGTGGTGTCGGTGTGGGCGGCCGCTCTCTCTTCACCGGCCTGCGGCGCGCGCTCCAGCGCCGGGTAGTGCATCACCCGCAGGATGCTGTTGTGCTGCCCGATGCGGTCCAGGAAGTAGGACCGCGGCACCTCCAGCGCGTCCGCGAAGATGCTCAGGATGGCGCGCGCCAGCCGCTCCATCTCGTGGTAGTACGCCGTCAGTTCCGTGCGCAGCCCGGTCGGCTGCTGCGGCCACAGGTTGGGCCGGGTCGAGGCGCCGCGGCTGTCGAGCGGGCCGATAGCGAAGCTCTCGTGCAGCGAGGGACGCAGCTTCTCGTCGCGGTCCTTGCCGATGGTCTTGACGCCCTGCGGCGAGTAGCCGCGGAACTCGGTTCCGGCGGGCTTTTCCACGGCCAGCTTGGCGGCGGCCGGAAGATCGAAGAAGGCGCGCGATTGTGAGTAGAGCTGGTCGACCAGCGCCGTCGGGACGCCGTGTCCCCGAACGACCAGGAAGCCGATGCTCTCGCAGGCGCGCTGGACCTGTTCGACGACGTCGCGGGTGCCGCGTGGGTCCCCCGCCAGGAACGGGCCGATGTCGATCACCGGGATGTCGATGGAAGCGGAGGCGTCAAGAACAGCGGCCATGGAAGCTCCTTTCCAATTAATGGACTGCATGCTACATAAATTGACCCGCCGTCGCAATCGACTCCTGCGGAAGAGCCGCGCCATGCATGGCTTGCACGCCGGCCGCAGACCGGGTAGGCTTTTATGGAACCGCTGCTACAGTTAATCGGCTGGGAGCGGAGCACCAGGAGGTGACAGTGGCTTTCACAAAGGTTCTTCTCGCATCCGTCGGCCTTGTGATCGCCTCCGTGGCGACAGCGGCGGAGTGGCAGCCCAAGCGCCCCATCAAGATCGTCGTGCCGTACGCAGCGGGAGGATCGGCCGACGCCATGGCCCGGGTGCTCGCCGAGAAGATGCAGGCCAGGCTGGGTCAGCCGGTGGTCGTCGACAACAAGCCGGGTGCGGGCACGGTCATCGGCGCCACGGCCGTCGCCCGCTCGCCCGCCGACGGCTACAACCTGCTGTTCGCGACGTCCACCACGCTGAGCATCGTGCCTCTGGTTCAGAAGCAGGTGCCGTATGCCGCGTCCGACTTCCTCCCGGTCGCCGGCATCATGTCCATGCCCTTCATGCTGGACGTCAACAAGGACGTACCGGTGACCACGCTGCAGGACCTCGTGGCCAAGTCGCGCGGCAAGCCCGGCCACTTCAACTACGGGACGCTGGGCAACGGAAGCTCGAACCACGTGCTGGGAGCCTTGCTGTCCAAGGCCGCGGGCGAGTCACTGGTGTCGGTGCACTACACCGGCGCCGCCCAGGCGCTCACCGCGCTGGCGCGGGGCGACGTGCACGTCTATTTCGACGGCATCCCGACCTCGATCCACAAGGTGGCCAGCGGGGAGTACAAGGCATTGGCCGTCACGAGCAAGACGCGGGTGCCCGGGGCCCCCGACGTGCCAACCGTGTTCGAGCAAGGCTTGCCCGAACTGGGCCTGACAGTCTGGTACGGGCTCGTCGCGCCGGCCGGCACGCCCAGGGACGTCGTCACGACGCTCAATGCGGTCGTGCAGTCGGCCGTCTCGGACGAGCGCGTTTCGGCCCTCATCACCCGCGACGGATCGCAGCCGCTGCAGCTCGACCCGCAGGGGTTCCAGCAGCTGATCGACCAGGACGCCGCCGCCTGGCGCGACGCCTTCGGCAAGCTCAAACTCAAGCTGGAGTGACGCCGCTCCGGATGGGGGCAGAACCCGCTGAAGGGCTGTCAGGCGGCCTTCTTCTCGAGGACGCGAAGCACCGCGTCGGAGACGAAGGCCGTCCACTGCGCGTGGGCCTCGTCGTCCAGGGATTCGCCCAGGAAGCGCGATAGCGTGAACCGGTTGGACACGAAGAAGTAGCCTGACGCGAGGATCATCAGGTAGACGTGGCGCGCCTTGACGCCGCGCCGGAACACGCCCGTTCTTTGGCCTTCGGCCACGATGGCGTGGACCCTGGCCAGGATGGGTGACGCCGCGCCCCCCGGTTCCGCCGGCCGGCGCTTGGCCAGGTGCATGCCTTTGTGCATGTTCTCGTTGTTGAGCAGCACGATGAGCTCGGGATGCGCGCGGTAGTAGTCGAAGATGAACCGCACGATCTTGGCAACGGCCTTCCTGGGTTCGGCGAGGTCGATCTCGACGGCCTCCTCGGCGGCGCCCATCTGCCGGTACATCTCCTCAAGCGCGGCGTTGTAGAGACCCTGCTTGCTCCCGAAGTAGTAGTAGACCATCCGATCCACCGAGTTCGCTTCCAGGGAGATCTTCTCGATGCTGCCGGCGTCGTAGCCGTGGCGCGAGAACACCTTGATCGCGCCGTTCAGGATGGCGCTCCTGGTTTTCTGGCTCGCGGGATCGAGCCTTGGTCGGCCCCTGCCTCGCTTCTCGGGCAGCGCCTCCGAGGAAACCAGGTTCTGATCGGCTTTCACGGGCATGACAAATTCATTCCGGTCGCAGTTTGCCATGGCCGCTGTGTTGGGCAGCCTGGATCGTCCCTGCCCCGCTGCGCGATCAGTCCGGACATCAGTCCTGACGAACATCAAACGCACGCCATTCCGGAAGTAGCACGATGTCCGCGCCTCCGCCCCCTGCGGACATGGAGCTCCTATGGATGAATCGCTCAAGCAGAAGATCCTGGCCTTGCTCGACGGGCACAGGATCATGACCCTTGCGACACTGCGCCCAGATGGCTGGCCGCAGGCGACAACGGTGGGCTACGTGAGCCAAGGATTGACGCTATGGTTCCTGTGTGGCCGCGAGAGCCAGAAGGCCAGAAATCTGGCGCTGGACAACCGCGTGTCCCTCACGATCGACCACGACACCGCTGACCTCATGGCGATCACCGGTCTGTCCATGGCGGCGCGGGCCCACCGCGTGACCGATCGCGCCGAGGCCGAGAAAGTGCTTCGGATGCTTCCGATGAAGTACCCGGATGCGACGCCGGAGACCGCCAGCATGAAAATGCCCACCGCAGACGAAGTCGCCCTCTTCCGCGTGGAACCTGAAGTCATCTCGGTGCTGGACTACGCCAAGGGGTTCGCTCACACGGACCTCGTCGCGTGCTGAGGGCGCTGGGCGTGCGCGCGCAACAACGCATTCGACACGGACCTATGCAAACGCAGCGACACCCGAGCTCGCCCGCCTTCCGAGAATCAGTCCTTCTTCAGGCCGCAACGTGATCGTTGCAGCGACGGACTCATCGCGGTCGAGCCCGGTCGAGAGCAACACCTGCAGCGGCAGCGGCACCGGGATGCGCGAAAGCGCGCCCATGTCGACCGACGCGCTGGTTGCGCCGAAATTGAGCAGCACGACCATGCGCTGCGCGCCATCGCCGCGCGCGTACAGCAGCACGTTTCCCTGCACGCCAAGCGGCACCCAGCTGCCCTCGTGCAGCGCTGGCTGGCTTCGGCGCAACGCGAGCAGCCGGCGGTAAAGCTGCAGCATGGAATGGGGTTCGGCCAACTGCCGGTCGACCGCGCGTTCGTTAGCGTCGTCCCCCATTCGCAGCCAAGGCCGACCGGTGGTGAAGCCCGCTGCAATCGCCCCCGTGCTCCAGGGCATCGGCGTGCGCTGCGGGTCGCGGCCCAGGCCGTGGCCCGGCACCCGGCGCTCGAGCGGGTCCTGCACTTCGGCGATCGGGATCGGCAC includes the following:
- a CDS encoding AAA family ATPase, producing the protein MDIPAWLEGIGLGQYAELFRSNDIDGTLVHQLSSDDLKELGVTSLGHRKKLMAAIAALGGEPGSAPAGAVSPKLVADAAPAAERRQLTVMFVDLVGSTALSTQLDPEDMRELIRAYQNTVAGEISRFEGHIAQFLGDGVLAYFGWPRAHEDDAERAVRAGLAVTAAAARLATPTARHLQTRIGIATGMVVVGDLIGEGSGQRHAVVGETPNFAARLQGVAEPGMVVIAESTRHLAGDLFVLRSLGARTFKGIAEPAGVFAVIGARDVESRFAARHGEVTVIVGRDQELALLVERWRLAKAGEGQVVLLSGEAGVGKSRIVEAVIEAARAEPHFLLRYQCSPYHADSALYPAIQQLAHAAGFTQGDSAEQRLERLEALLATSTDKVDAVAPLVAVLLGLDPASRYSPNTLTPQQSRSRTLSALVDQLTGLASRKPVLWVVEDAHWIDPTTLELIELALDRVQGIRVLTVVTSRPTFVASFGSHPVVTRLALNRLGRAATQAIISRIARGKRLPTVLLDEIAAKTDGVPLFVEEMTKAVIESGELREDGEAFHLEGPLSALAIPTTLHDSLMARLDRLQPVKEVAQTAAVIGRSFDHRTIAALSDKPPDELASALRQLVEAELIFRRGEPPEATYLFKHALVRDAAYESLLKTKRISLHTRLLDVLEAWGDEAAELKAQHAEAAGLTERALDHWEQAGAQALARPAYKEAIAHLEHAVRLCHAMGEAPQWKRREIGLWLQQGQALIASQGYQSLASLHAFDQARRLADEIGDAALQLPAVYGQWVHPYLKGMGSVELAKRYSELAETQGDRGLRLVGFRMLGLERYHEGRFKESLGLISKSLDLYDPVAHRDLAHRFGHDPRTAATNYKSWILWRGFADQAARTSDDGLRWTRHVNHANTTGFALCYGVNLLNVWLRQPAKVESAAREALLLSEENSMALWHAFAQIFLGWALSHGGRASGLEEIEAGLGELRDIGARRLEPLQFAIAADAYSRVGRHDEAMASMAKAFAGLEHGHDMALAAELYRSRAALLSHAGARERDAVEADLRRALEIANEQEALSLQLRAARDLAALWAERGERRRAADLLVPIYGAFTEGFGTPDLVESRALLDDLRN
- a CDS encoding DUF4331 domain-containing protein, with the translated sequence MKIPLPAAGAVLALCTASASFASSHREAPSIAGMPKVDATDLYMFRSYEGGRQDYVTILANYMPFQDPQGGPNYYMFDPDALYEIHIDNNGDAKEDITFQFQFQNTSKGTPLTVGGRQVKIPLVVNGPVSGVNPDTLLVRETYAVNVVRGDRRSGTRSSVGNASGGNSFDKPVDNIGEKVFAGSGGYAGYAAQHIYTVNVPGCSAPGKIFVGQRKEPFYIAVGKSFDLFNLNPLGPESGGNNNDLEAKNVSTIAMELPIACLTNGSDPVIGAYTTASVRQAKLVDGNPPSGLGRAARAGGAWAQVSRLGMPLVNELVIGLDDKDRFNASKPRDDTQFLDYVTHPTLPALIQTLFPSAVAPTRFPRTDLVAAFLTGIAGLNRPQTVTPSEMLRLNTSIAPTAAGAQNPLGVAGGDNAGFPNGRRPADDTVDLSLRVAMGALCALTGASDTLQVGCAPTDAPAGGLALTDGVRKTAANYGAAFPYLTTPIQGNFNPPAAAGTTFP
- a CDS encoding sigma-70 family RNA polymerase sigma factor, which gives rise to MPTNDEFNAWIRAVAVSSDREAFAALFRHFAPRIKGYLVRSGIPASIAEDLTQEAMVILWRRAASFDPKRAALSTWLFTVARNLRIDHYRRASVDATGSTRIDHDVDVWNADQQTADGGAGPDERVDNTQRERSVQRALAELPAEQALLLQLSFFEERPHAAIARELGIPLGTVKSRIRLAVAQLRRKLDRGGP
- a CDS encoding ChrR family anti-sigma-E factor produces the protein MILHHPEDEFLLSLAAGRLPAGQSVVVAAHVESCAACGARLRTLQAVGGALLERADPHPLSPGLLAATLRRIADAPPERPRPMPLPAGAPAGTSLPPGVAWPTSLRGCQVSPWRWVGPGRRFSRVRLPHEPGASLFLLSISPGRSLPRHRHQELELTQVLCGAFADGRAVFGPGDFDAAGSDVHHEPLVQPGSDCVCLTWVEGRLGFDGRIAAAVAHWVGI
- a CDS encoding DUF4198 domain-containing protein translates to MQVKAAWRLVSALCALSAQWPVHAHDSWLTRPAVEQDTRLLRLDLSTGSRFPLRETRPSAATIAQAGCRSPARSRADLLPRQEHADHLELGARIDVSSGAACWAELKPQQVELSPELVATYLADIRAPDDVRAMWQQQLARGIGWRESYRKFARIDVPASAASPVAASLRQSQGLAMEIVPLGSESIRAGQPFSYLLLWDGTPLANQWLEFVSERHPLGVWRQTDGDGQVRQALPYAGRWLLRATRLEAPQHDTDLWSSRFATLLVHVR